Below is a genomic region from Fusobacterium nucleatum.
ATTTCTAAAAGAACCTAATTTTATATTAAAAATTGGTGCTTCCTCCAAACTAACTTCTGGACTCTTTGGTGCCACTGGCTCAAACGGAGTCAAACTTAATGTTGGTGGTGTTGGTGCTTCTGGGGTACTTGGACTTTCTGGCAGTGTAACTACTGGTCTATTAACCACTGGTTTATCAGGGGCTTGTATTGTAATTAAATCTTTATTAACTTGTCTTGGTCTAATTGTTACACCTAACTCTATTTTTGAAATATCTTCTTGTCTTATTCTAGAATTTGCTAATCCATAAGAATCCTCATCTCCACCTCTTGATGAAGTTGTAGCCAAAGTCCGATTCTTTCCAACTGGCTTTGGAGTTTCAGCAAAGGTTTTTTGTGGAGTACTACTTCCTGCTGAAAATGTTGACAAAGAATGTGATATTGTTGATAAAGAAGAAGTATATTTTTCATAATGTTTACTATCAGGGTGAATATATCTTAAAAATAAATCATCACTTCTTGTGAATACTCCTTCAAATGGATATTTTTCTTTTTTATCCCCTTTTCCTTGATAAGTTCCTCTCCAATTATTATAAAAATAATTAGCTCCAAATTGCCATGAATTCCAAGGTGATTTTACTACTTGATCTCCTTGTTCCATCAACTGAATTAATTCTAATTTTAAATCTCCCATTCCTTTATTATTTTCTGCTCTGACATTTTCTATTTTTGAACGCATATCTTCTATTGAATTTTTCATTCCACTTCTTATAGATTTACTTTGTTCAACAAATTCTGCTCCATTTATTTCTTCTGAAAATGCATTTATTCCTAACATTAAAAATAAAATTGCTAAAGCTGTTGAATATTTTACAGTTTTGTATTTTTTTGCGATTGAACGAAGGCTTTGTTCGATTTTGTATAAATTATTATTCATTTTCTTCCCCCTCTATTTAATTTTCAGTTTTGACTTCTTCTTTTTTTACATCTATTACTCTACTTTCTTCAGTATTTTTTTCTCCTGTTGAACCTCTTTTTACTAACTTAAATTCAACTCTTCTATTTTTCGCTCTTCCTTCTGTTGTCTTATTGTCTGCTACTGGTTCTTCTTCTCCTTTTGGTACTATTGCCACTATTCTGCTAGGATCTAAACCTAATTCAATTAATTTTGCTTTTACTGCCTCTGCTCTTCTTTTTGATAGTCCCATATTATATTGATTGCTTGCTATATAATCTGTATGACCTTCTATTGTTACCTCATAGTCGTTTTTCATAATAAATTCTTTTAGATTTGTTAGCATTTCATCATATTGTGGTTTTACATATGATTTATCAAAATCAAAATTCAATGCCCTGTCATCTAATACTATCGTCATTTCTTCTGGTGGCTCTTCTTTCAATGCCTCCATTTTATTAATTTCTAATGCATTTATTCTTATGGAATTTGCTCTCATTCTTTTTGTAGTAAATGTTGATGAGTATGATATTGATGAAAGCAATAGTAAGAATAACATTCCCAAAATTTCTAATACAGATAATTTTTTCATAATTTTCCTCCCATATTATTTATATTAAATTTCACTTAATTTAATTCACTCCTTTTTTATGTATTTTTTATTCTTAAATATTTTTTGTGATTTTATTATTTATGGTTAATATCTGAATGTAAATATGTATTTTTGAAATATAAGTATAGAAAACTAAAAATATTACTGATATAAATATATCATAAATATACTTATATTTCAATATTTTTTTATAAAAATATTTTTGACTTAAACTAATTTTTCTATATAAAAAATGGTATCAGTAATTTTTTACCAACACCATTTTTAATTCTATATTTTTGCTTCTTTATTCTTTTTAAATTCTTCTTGTACTTCTTTCATAAGTTCAGACTTAGAAAGTAAGTCATAAACACTATCTGCTAAAATCTTTGAAGCAAGTAAAATTGCTTTATGGGCATCTTCATTTTTTCCACATTCTATAAATGTATCTGAATGAGATGAAGTTCCCAATGGGACAAAGGCTATTCTTATACAAGAACCAGGTACTTTGTACATAACATTTCCAAAATCAGTAGAACCTGTTCTTTCTCTTGGAGGCTCTATTCTTGGAGCATTTAAAAATTTAGCATTTTCCATTAAAATTCTATTTAAAGAAAGAACTGGAATTTTACTATCAAGTGACTTTGTTTCTATAATTTCACAAGTGGTTTCAGTCATCATAGCCGCACCTTCAACCACTTTTTTAAATCTTCTCACGACATCATCTAAATATTTTCTATCATAAGATCTTAAACTAACTTTTGCTTTTGCATATTTAGGAACAACATTTGCTGGTCCTCCTGCATCAATAATAGTATAGTGCATTTTTGTATCTTCTTTTACATGTTCTCTCAAAAATTCTATTCCTTGGCACAAAATTAATAATCCATCTAAGGCACTTCTTCCTTTTTCTGGTGCTAATGCTGCATGAGAAGCAACTCCATGAAATATAATATCAAAATTTGAAAGAGCCATAGATTTAACATCAGTTGTTGTCATAGGAGAGCCATGCATCATAAGAGCCACATCTATATCTCTAAATGCTCCATTTTTATCCATAACTACCTTAGCTCCCAATGTTTCTTCTGCTGGTGTCCCATAGACTATGATATTAAAATCATAATCTTTTAAGACTTCTTTCAATGCAACTGCTGTTGCAATAATAGATGGTCCTTGCATGTGATGAGCACAAGCATGCCCTATTCCTTCAAGTGCATCATATTCACAAAGTAAACCAATATTTATACCTCCTTTTCTAGAAGTATATTTTGCTCTAAAAGCTGTTTCAAAACCATAAATATTTTTTTCTACTTCAAAGCCATTTTTTTCTAAAAAATCTGTTATTTTTTTCATAGCTCTAAATTCATTTAAACCAAGCTCTGGATCATCAAAAATTGAATCTGCCATAGCTAATATTTCATTTGAGATACTATCAATATATTTATTTAATAATTCTTTCATATTTTATCCTTTCTTTAAAATGGACCATAGTTTATTGAGTTAGCAATGATAACTAAAACTGCTCCTACAACTATCCATATCAAGAATAATCTCCACATAAATTTCATCCAATTACTATATGAAATCCCTACCATTGCAATGAATCCCATAAGTGCAGATGATGTTGGAAGAATGTAGTTACTTAAACCATCTCCAAAATTAAATGCAAGTACAGCAGTTTGTTTTGTCATTCCTATAATATCTGCTACTGGTAACATAATTGGCATAGTTGCTGCTGCTTGTCCACTTCCAGAAGTAATAAGTCCATTTATTAAAAGTTGCATTAAAAACATTCCTGCTGCTTGAAGATAACTAGGTAAAGCAACTAACAATCCTCCAAGATATTGAACTGTTGTATCCAATATTTTTCCATCTGCTAGAATCAAAGAAATTCCATTAGCCATACCTATCATTAATGCTCCATAAACTAATTTTCTAGCTCCCTTAGTAAATTCCTCTGCTATTTTACTTGGTCCAAAACCATAAGCAAAACCACTTAATACTCCCATCCATATAAACATAGCCGCATTTTCTTGTAATTTCCATTTCCAATTTTGGCTTCCATATACTAAAAGAACAAAACAAGCTATAACAATTAATAATACCAAATAATGTTTTCCTTCTATTTTATCATGTTGTTTTTCAAAAACTTCTATTTTCTTATTTTCTTGTTCCATTTCATAAACAACACTACTTTCTGGATTAGCTTTAACCTTTTTAGCATACCATATAATATAGATGTTAGTTACTATCAAAAATGCCACTAAACAAATAAATCTATATCCTAAACCTGAAAATATTGGAAGCCCTGCTAACGATTGAGCAACTCCTGTTGTAAAAGGATTAAATGTCCCTGTACTAAATCCAATAGCTCCACCAAGTGCAACCATACTAACCCCGACTATTGCATCATATCCTATACTTCTTGCAATAATTACTGCTATTGGAGCAAAACCTATAAAAGTATTAACACCCATTGTTGTACAAGCCAATGCAAAAATTGTAGAAAATGCAGGTATAATTAAAACTTCTTTATTTGAAAAAACTTTTGTTAATCTTCCAGCAAAGCTTTGAAACATCCCTGTTTCTATAATTATATTAAAAGCCCCTCCAACTATAATAACTAAGAAAACAATATCAGATGCTTTTGCTAACCCTTTCATTATATATACAGGAATTTTAAATAAACTAATAGGATTATTTTCTATATATTTAAAAGTTCCTGGAATAATTATAGATTGCTTACTAACTTCATCTTTTACTCTCTCAAATTCCCCTGATGGAATTATCCAAGTTAAAAGAACAGCAACTATCATCATCATTATGATGATTACATAAGTGTTTGGAAAAACAAATTTCTTTTTCATAAATACTCATCTCCCTAAAAATGTTTTTTAAAAAATATTTTTTTAAAATTTTTTTATAAAAATATTTTTTAGCATTATATAACTAATCTCTATTTTTGTCAATATTATTTGTTCTAAATTTATTTAAAATATTTTAATTTTAGAAAATTTTATTAAAATATTAGCAAAATATTAAATATTTTATTTTTTTTATAATTATGATAAGATAAAATTATATGGGAGGTAAATTAATGTATAAGAAAAAAATTTTAGAAAAACTTAAAAATACAAAACCTACAAAAAAAGAAAAAAGAATAGCTGAGTTTTTTCTAGATGAGGAACAAAGAGTTTTTTTAATGAATGTAGCAGATATTGCAAAGGAAATAGATGTCAGTGATACATCTGTAATAAGATTTATTAAAAGTTTAGGTTTTGAAAATTTTACAGATTTCAAAAATAGTGGACAAGAAGACATAAAAAGTCGTTTGGATAAAACCAATGATTTTATTAAAAACTTGGATATAATAAAAGAAAATTCAATAGAACAACTCTATATAAATAAAATAAATGAAGAAGTAAATAAAATTTTTAATCCTACTTCTCAAAAACAAATCAAAAAAATCTCAAACCTAATAATGAAAGCTAGAAATAAATATGTTGTAGGTTTTAAAAGTACAGCAGGCATCTCAAATTTCTTTGGAGTTCGTTTAGGTTTTATGTTAGAAAGTGTTTCTACATTTAACATAGATGATTCTGTTGTTGTTAATTCTATATTTAATATAAAAGAAGGGGATGTTTTAATAATTTTTGACTATCCTATGTATTCAAAAGTAGCAGGAGTTTTAGCTAAAATTGCAAAGGAAAATAAAGCTAAAATAATATTATTTACTGATTCTGATAATGCTCCTCTAGCTGAATATTCTGATATTTTATACAAAGTAAAGTTAAATGGTATAAGCGTTTTTAATTCTCTTATCTCAACTCAAATTTTAGTTGAATATCTTCTTACATATATAAGTCAATTCATAGAAGAAAAAGCTAAAATAAGATTTAGTAAAATAAGGAAATATCTAGTAGAAAAGCTTTAATAAAAATTTTTAAAAATAATACTTGACAAGATAACTCAGATATAGTATTATGTATTTGTAATGATTACAATTTAATTATTAGTTTAAAAACTATACAAATTTTAAAATATTAAAGGAGGATTTATTATGTCATTAATAGGAAGAAAAGTTCCTGAATTTAAAGCAACAGCTTTTAAAAAAGGTGAAAAGGATTTTGTTACAGTTACAGATAAAGATTTATTAGGAAAATGGTCAGTATTTGTATTCTACCCAGCAGATTTTACATTTGTATGTCCTACTGAATTAGAAGATTTACAGGATAACTATGAAGCATTCAAAAAAGAAGGAGCAGAAGTTTACTCAGTTTCTTGTGATACTGCATTTGTTCATAAAGCTTGGGCAGATCATTCAGAAAGAATTAAAAAAGTTACTTACCCAATGGTAGCTGACCCAACTGGATTCTTAGCAAGAGCTTTTGAAGTTATGATAGAAGAAGAAGGATTAGCATTAAGAGGAAGTTTTGTAATCAATCCAGAGGGAAAAATCGTTGCTTATGAAGTACATGACAATGGAATTGGAAGAGAAGCAAAAGAATTATTAAGAAAACTTCAAGGAGCAAAATTTGTTGCTGAACACGGAGAAGTATGTCCAGCTAAATGGCAACCTGGAAGCGAAACTTTAAAACCTAGCTTAGATTTAATTGGAGAACTATAAGATTAAATTAATATAGATTAAGGAACTAAATATTAAGATACAATTTATATAACAAGGGGATTAGTTATACTTTTCCCCTTTTATATAACTAAAATCTAAAAGTATGGATAAAATTATTAATTATTGTAAAAGGTTTTTCTTGAAATAAAAAATAATCAAACTTTATAATAGATATTTCAACTACTTGATAGCCATAAATGTTTTTCAAGCTCCACAAAGGCTTTCCAAACATTTATGGACATCGCAGTAGTTTCATTTAAGGTTTATTTAATTATGCTTTCAAGAAAAACTCAGATTATTTTTGATAATTTTATTGATATTTTTAGCAATATAAAATAAAATTGAATTAAATATAAGTTTTAAAATTTTAGTAAGTTAGTAAGGAGGAGAAATGGAAAGAATTTATGATATGATTGTCATTGGTGGAGGACCTGCTGGTCTATCTGCTGGAATATATGGTGGAAGAGCAAAATTAGATGTTTTAATTATAGAAAAAGAAAATAAAGGTGGACAAATTAGCCTTACAAGTGAAGTTGTAAACTACCCAGGGATATTAGAAATTTCTGGAAGCGAATTTATGACTCAAACTAAAAAACAAGCACAAGGTTTTGGAGTCAACTTTGTTCAAGAAGAAGTCATTGATATGGACTTTACTCAAAAAATAAAAACTATTAAAACTAATAAGGCAGAATATAAAACTCTTAGTGTTGTAATAGCGACAGGAGCTGCACCAAGAAAATTAGGCTTCTCTGGTGAACAAGAATTTACAGGAAGAGGAGTTGCATACTGTGCTACTTGTGATGGAGAATTCTTCACAGGTATGGATATCTTTGTTATAGGAGCAGGTTTTGCTGCTGCTGAAGAAGCAATGTTCTTAACAAAATATGGAAAATCAGTAACTATTATAGCTAGAGAACCTGACTTTACTTGTGCTAAATCAATAGGAGACAAAGTAAAAGCTCATCCAAAAATTACAGTTAAATTTAATACTGAATTAACAGAATTAACAGGAGATGTTAAACCAACAGCTGCTAAATTCAAAAATAATGTAACAGGAGAAATCACTGAATATAAAGCAAAAGTTGGAGAAACATTTGGAGTATTTGTATTTGTAGGCTATGCTCCTTCAAGCCAAATATTCAAAGGGCATATTGAAATAGATAAAGCAGGTTTCATTCCTACTGATGAAGAGTTGATGACTAATGTTGCTGGAGTATTTGCAGTAGGAGATATTAGACCTAAAAGATTAAGACAAGTTGTGACAGCTGTTGCTGATGGAGCTATTGCAGCTACAAGTATAGAAAAATATGTTCATGACTTAAGAGAAGAACTAGGAATAAAAAAAGAAGAAAAAGAAGAAGAAAAGACTACTTCTGTTGCTACTGAAAAACAAAATTTCTTAGATGATGAATTAAGACAACAATTAGTTGCTGTTGTTGATAGATTTGAAAATCCAGTAGAAATTATAGTTTTCAAAGATCCTAATAATGAAGAATCAGCAAATATAGAAAATGCTGTAAAAGATATAGCTTCTATATCTCCTGAAAAATTAAAATTCTCATCATACAATGAAGGAGAAAATAAGGAATTAGAAACTAAGGTAAAAGTTACTAGAACACCTACAATAGCTATCTTAGATAAAGATGGTAACTATACAGGTTTAAAATATTCAAGTTTACCAAGTGGACATGAATTAAATTCGTTCATACTTGGATTATATAATGTTGCTGGTCCAGGACAAAAAGTTGCTACTGAAAGTTTAGAAAAGATTGAAAAAATAAACAAACCAATTAATATAAAAATTGGAATTTCATTGTCTTGTACTAAATGTCCTAAGACTGTTCAAGCAACTCAAAGAATTGCAACATTAAATAAAAATGTTGAAATGGAAATGATAAATATCTTCACTTTCCAAGATTTTAAAAATAGATATGACATTATGAGTGTCCCAGCTATTATAGTTGATGACCAACATATATATTTTGGAGAAAAGACTGTTGAAGATATGTTAGAAATTATTAACAAATAAAATTTATTTTCATAAAAAATCCCTTAAAAATTAAAGAATGAGGTTATTATAGAAAAATCTATGATAACCTCATTTTTATGATTGTTTGTCAAATTTGCAGCGAATTCTTAATTTTTATCCATTTTTCTTATTCCTTATCTTCAAGAGATTGGAAAACATCTGCTTTCTTTGTTAAGTACATCACTGCATAAAGTACAGCAAGTATTAATAAACTTCCAGTAAGTAATGCATATTGTTCCATTCTTAAGATAGAGAATAGTATTGCATAGATACCACTTAGGAAGATAAACATTCCTATACCAAACTTTTTATTAGATGTCATACTTGTTATATATATTGAGTTTGGAATTACTATTGCTAATGAAGAAATTAGGTAAGACCATTCAAAACCTATATGTTCTGACAATGATAAAAGTAATAGATAGAATATAACAAGTGAAAATCCTACAACTCCATATTGAACATAGTGAGCAGCTTTTTTGCTAACAACTTCAAATATAAAAACTACAACCAAACTCATACCTATAAATAATATTCCATAATAACAAGCTCTATATATTTGAGTGTAACTAGTTACAGAATCAAATAGTGCTACCTTTACAACAGTATTTCCATCACTGTAATTTCCATAAGTGCCATAATTTTCTGAACCATAATCATTGTATTCGTCATAGAAATCACTGTATTTATCTTCATTTACATCTATAATTTGAGGATAATTTCTAATTAAGTTTGAAACTTCCCATTTAGCTAAGAAACCATTTTCATCAATAGTTCTTTCAGTAGGTAAAACACCTGAGAAGCTTGGAGACTTCCAATTAGATTTTATTTCAAAATGATTTTTCTTTCCAAGTGGCAATATTGAAATATCTCTACTTCCTCTAAAATCTATATCTATTTCAAAAGGAATTTTTTCTTTATTTATAATACTATCATGTTCAGGTCCTAATTGTCCAGATATTCCATTTGTAATTAAAGGAGTAGCCATAGTCCCAGACATAGCTTCTAAATCTTGTTCTGTATCTCCTATCTTAAATTTATTGATTTTTATTAAGGCCTTTGTGTCTGATAGTCCAATAGATAGGAAAGCCTGTAGTTCTTTATCTTCTGGAAAGTCCTTAGCTGAAAAATATCCTGTTAATCTGATATTTGCATTATAGACAGTTGCATTGTAGATACCTCTTTGTCTTACTTCATCTTTCATTTCAATAGTAGCATTAAGTTCCTCTGGTAA
It encodes:
- a CDS encoding OmpA family protein; protein product: MKKLSVLEILGMLFLLLLSSISYSSTFTTKRMRANSIRINALEINKMEALKEEPPEEMTIVLDDRALNFDFDKSYVKPQYDEMLTNLKEFIMKNDYEVTIEGHTDYIASNQYNMGLSKRRAEAVKAKLIELGLDPSRIVAIVPKGEEEPVADNKTTEGRAKNRRVEFKLVKRGSTGEKNTEESRVIDVKKEEVKTEN
- a CDS encoding M20 family metallopeptidase codes for the protein MKELLNKYIDSISNEILAMADSIFDDPELGLNEFRAMKKITDFLEKNGFEVEKNIYGFETAFRAKYTSRKGGINIGLLCEYDALEGIGHACAHHMQGPSIIATAVALKEVLKDYDFNIIVYGTPAEETLGAKVVMDKNGAFRDIDVALMMHGSPMTTTDVKSMALSNFDIIFHGVASHAALAPEKGRSALDGLLILCQGIEFLREHVKEDTKMHYTIIDAGGPANVVPKYAKAKVSLRSYDRKYLDDVVRRFKKVVEGAAMMTETTCEIIETKSLDSKIPVLSLNRILMENAKFLNAPRIEPPRERTGSTDFGNVMYKVPGSCIRIAFVPLGTSSHSDTFIECGKNEDAHKAILLASKILADSVYDLLSKSELMKEVQEEFKKNKEAKI
- a CDS encoding YfcC family protein codes for the protein MKKKFVFPNTYVIIIMMMIVAVLLTWIIPSGEFERVKDEVSKQSIIIPGTFKYIENNPISLFKIPVYIMKGLAKASDIVFLVIIVGGAFNIIIETGMFQSFAGRLTKVFSNKEVLIIPAFSTIFALACTTMGVNTFIGFAPIAVIIARSIGYDAIVGVSMVALGGAIGFSTGTFNPFTTGVAQSLAGLPIFSGLGYRFICLVAFLIVTNIYIIWYAKKVKANPESSVVYEMEQENKKIEVFEKQHDKIEGKHYLVLLIVIACFVLLVYGSQNWKWKLQENAAMFIWMGVLSGFAYGFGPSKIAEEFTKGARKLVYGALMIGMANGISLILADGKILDTTVQYLGGLLVALPSYLQAAGMFLMQLLINGLITSGSGQAAATMPIMLPVADIIGMTKQTAVLAFNFGDGLSNYILPTSSALMGFIAMVGISYSNWMKFMWRLFLIWIVVGAVLVIIANSINYGPF
- a CDS encoding MurR/RpiR family transcriptional regulator; this translates as MYKKKILEKLKNTKPTKKEKRIAEFFLDEEQRVFLMNVADIAKEIDVSDTSVIRFIKSLGFENFTDFKNSGQEDIKSRLDKTNDFIKNLDIIKENSIEQLYINKINEEVNKIFNPTSQKQIKKISNLIMKARNKYVVGFKSTAGISNFFGVRLGFMLESVSTFNIDDSVVVNSIFNIKEGDVLIIFDYPMYSKVAGVLAKIAKENKAKIILFTDSDNAPLAEYSDILYKVKLNGISVFNSLISTQILVEYLLTYISQFIEEKAKIRFSKIRKYLVEKL
- the ahpC gene encoding alkyl hydroperoxide reductase subunit C encodes the protein MSLIGRKVPEFKATAFKKGEKDFVTVTDKDLLGKWSVFVFYPADFTFVCPTELEDLQDNYEAFKKEGAEVYSVSCDTAFVHKAWADHSERIKKVTYPMVADPTGFLARAFEVMIEEEGLALRGSFVINPEGKIVAYEVHDNGIGREAKELLRKLQGAKFVAEHGEVCPAKWQPGSETLKPSLDLIGEL
- a CDS encoding FAD-dependent oxidoreductase — translated: MERIYDMIVIGGGPAGLSAGIYGGRAKLDVLIIEKENKGGQISLTSEVVNYPGILEISGSEFMTQTKKQAQGFGVNFVQEEVIDMDFTQKIKTIKTNKAEYKTLSVVIATGAAPRKLGFSGEQEFTGRGVAYCATCDGEFFTGMDIFVIGAGFAAAEEAMFLTKYGKSVTIIAREPDFTCAKSIGDKVKAHPKITVKFNTELTELTGDVKPTAAKFKNNVTGEITEYKAKVGETFGVFVFVGYAPSSQIFKGHIEIDKAGFIPTDEELMTNVAGVFAVGDIRPKRLRQVVTAVADGAIAATSIEKYVHDLREELGIKKEEKEEEKTTSVATEKQNFLDDELRQQLVAVVDRFENPVEIIVFKDPNNEESANIENAVKDIASISPEKLKFSSYNEGENKELETKVKVTRTPTIAILDKDGNYTGLKYSSLPSGHELNSFILGLYNVAGPGQKVATESLEKIEKINKPINIKIGISLSCTKCPKTVQATQRIATLNKNVEMEMINIFTFQDFKNRYDIMSVPAIIVDDQHIYFGEKTVEDMLEIINK
- the creD gene encoding cell envelope integrity protein CreD yields the protein MDNNLQPQIPPYARRTVSPVMKKIVFLFIFVLVLLIPLELIKNLIDDRGRLYNQTITNIGNEWGKSQKIIAPVITVSYTDTGINSKGSVTNASNTKAVAVVPVERKFAILPEELNATIEMKDEVRQRGIYNATVYNANIRLTGYFSAKDFPEDKELQAFLSIGLSDTKALIKINKFKIGDTEQDLEAMSGTMATPLITNGISGQLGPEHDSIINKEKIPFEIDIDFRGSRDISILPLGKKNHFEIKSNWKSPSFSGVLPTERTIDENGFLAKWEVSNLIRNYPQIIDVNEDKYSDFYDEYNDYGSENYGTYGNYSDGNTVVKVALFDSVTSYTQIYRACYYGILFIGMSLVVVFIFEVVSKKAAHYVQYGVVGFSLVIFYLLLLSLSEHIGFEWSYLISSLAIVIPNSIYITSMTSNKKFGIGMFIFLSGIYAILFSILRMEQYALLTGSLLILAVLYAVMYLTKKADVFQSLEDKE